A region from the Palaemon carinicauda isolate YSFRI2023 chromosome 9, ASM3689809v2, whole genome shotgun sequence genome encodes:
- the LOC137646712 gene encoding uncharacterized protein, whose protein sequence is MQSVRIRLLEGMQSVRIRLLEGMQSVGIRLLEGMQSVRIRLLEGMQSVGIRLLEGMQSVRIRLLEGMQSVGIRLLEGMQSVRIRLLEGMQSVGIRLLEGMQSVGIRLLEGMQSVGMRLLEGMQSVGIRLLEGMQSVGMRLLEGMQSVGMRLLKGM, encoded by the coding sequence ATGCAGAGCGTGCGTATCCGACTACTCGAAGGAATGCAGAGCGTGCGTATCCGACTACTCGAAGGAATGCAGAGCGTGGGTATCCGACTACTCGAAGGAATGCAGAGCGTGCGTATCCGACTACTCGAAGGAATGCAGAGCGTGGGTATCCGACTACTCGAAGGAATGCAGAGCGTGCGTATCCGACTACTCGAAGGAATGCAGAGCGTGGGTATCCGACTACTCGAAGGAATGCAGAGCGTGCGTATCCGACTACTCGAAGGAATGCAGAGCGTGGGTATCCGACTACTCGAAGGAATGCAGAGCGTGGGTATCCGACTACTCGAAGGAATGCAGAGCGTGGGTATGAGACTACTCGAAGGAATGCAGAGCGTGGGTATCCGACTACTCGAAGGAATGCAGAGCGTGGGTATGAGACTACTAGAAGGAATGCAAAGCGTGGGTATGAGACTACTAAAAGGAATGTAA
- the LOC137646713 gene encoding uncharacterized protein pXO2-14/BXB0013/GBAA_pXO2_0013-like: MRLLKGMQSVGKRGYQITRRNVKRGYQTTKRNAKRGYQTTKRNVKRGYQTTKRNVKRGYQTTRRNAKRGYQTTKRNVKRGYETTRRNAKRGYETTRRNAKRGYETTKRNVKRGYETTKRNAKRGYQTTRRNAKRGYQTTQRNAKRGYQTTQRNAKRGYETTRRNAKRGYETTKRNVKRGYETTKRNAKRGYQTTRRNAKRGYETTRRNAKRGYETTQRNAKRGYQTTQRNAKRGYQTTQRNAKRGYQTTQRNAKRGYQTTQRNAKRGYQTTKRNAKRGYETTKRNAKRGYETTRRNAKRGYETTRRNAKRGYETTRRNAKRGYETTRRNAKRGYETTRRNAKRGYETTRRKAKRGYETTRRNAKRGYQTTRRNAKRGYETTRRNAKRGYQTTRRNVKRG; encoded by the coding sequence ATGAGACTACTAAAAGGAATGCAAAGCGTGGGAAAGCGTGGGTATCAGATTACTAGAAGGAATGTAAAGCGTGGGTATCAGACTACTAAAAGGAATGCAAAGCGTGGGTATCAGACTACTAAAAGGAATGTGAAGCGTGGGTATCAGACTACTAAAAGGAATGTAAAGCGTGGGTATCAGACTACTAGAAGGAATGCAAAGCGTGGGTATCAGACTACTAAAAGGAATGTAAAGCGTGGGTATGAGACTACTAGAAGGAATGCAAAGCGTGGGTATGAGACTACTAGAAGGAATGCAAAGCGTGGGTATGAGACTACTAAAAGGAATGTAAAGCGTGGGTATGAGACTACTAAAAGGAATGCAAAGCGTGGGTATCAGACTACTAGAAGGAATGCAAAGCGTGGGTATCAGACTACTCAAAGGAATGCAAAGCGTGGGTATCAGACTACTCAAAGGAATGCAAAGCGTGGGTATGAGACTACTAGAAGGAATGCAAAGCGTGGGTATGAGACTACTAAAAGGAATGTAAAGCGTGGGTATGAGACTACTAAAAGGAATGCAAAGCGTGGGTATCAGACTACTAGAAGGAATGCAAAGCGTGGGTATGAGACTACTAGAAGGAATGCAAAGCGTGGGTATGAGACTACTCAAAGGAATGCAAAGCGTGGGTATCAGACTACTCAAAGGAATGCAAAGCGTGGGTATCAGACTACTCAAAGGAATGCAAAGCGTGGGTATCAGACTACTCAAAGGAATGCAAAGCGTGGGTATCAGACTACTCAAAGGAATGCAAAGCGTGGGTATCAGACTACTAAAAGGAATGCAAAGCGTGGGTATGAGACTACTAAAAGGAATGCAAAGCGTGGGTATGAGACTACTAGAAGGAATGCAAAGCGTGGGTATGAGACTACTAGAAGGAATGCAAAGCGTGGGTACGAGACTACTAGAAGGAATGCAAAGCGTGGGTATGAGACTACTAGAAGGAATGCAAAGCGTGGGTACGAGACTACTCGAAGGAATGCAAAGCGTGGGTATGAGACTACTAGAAGGAAGGCAAAGCGTGGGTACGAGACTACTCGAAGGAATGCAAAGCGTGGGTATCAGACTACTCGAAGGAATGCAAAGCGTGGGTACGAGACTACTCGAAGGAATGCAAAGCGTGGGTATCAGACTACTAGAAGGAATGTAAAGCGTGGGTAG